The Nocardioides sp. S-1144 genome includes a region encoding these proteins:
- a CDS encoding TIGR03084 family metal-binding protein: MTLLDDLLADLAAEGDRLRALVAGLDAAGWATATPAPGWSVAAQVAHLLWTDEAATLAARAHDDQGPWDALVLAAVEDPTGFVDAAALELAALPPEELLARWDGARAGLAAALRAVPDGVRMPWFGPPMAPASMVTARFMETWAHALDVHDALGVAPEVTDRIRHVAHLGVRTRGFAFAAHGVDVPDADVRVELVAPSGGTWTWGPDDAPERVTGPAHDFCRLVTQRVHRADTDLVAVGPGADAWLDVAQCFAGPPGAGRDAVTRA; encoded by the coding sequence ATGACCCTGCTCGACGACCTGCTGGCCGACCTGGCGGCCGAGGGCGACCGGCTGCGCGCCCTCGTCGCCGGCCTCGACGCGGCCGGGTGGGCCACCGCCACCCCCGCGCCCGGCTGGAGCGTCGCCGCCCAGGTCGCGCACCTGCTCTGGACCGACGAGGCGGCCACCCTGGCCGCCCGCGCCCACGACGACCAGGGGCCCTGGGACGCGCTGGTGCTCGCCGCGGTCGAGGACCCCACCGGCTTCGTCGACGCCGCCGCGCTCGAGCTCGCCGCCCTGCCGCCGGAGGAGCTGCTCGCCCGCTGGGACGGCGCCCGCGCCGGGCTGGCCGCGGCGCTGCGGGCCGTGCCCGACGGTGTGCGGATGCCGTGGTTCGGGCCGCCGATGGCGCCGGCGTCGATGGTCACCGCCCGGTTCATGGAGACCTGGGCGCACGCCCTCGACGTCCACGACGCCCTCGGTGTCGCGCCCGAGGTCACCGACCGCATCCGGCACGTCGCCCACCTCGGCGTGCGCACCCGCGGCTTCGCCTTCGCCGCCCACGGGGTCGACGTCCCCGACGCCGACGTGCGGGTCGAGCTGGTCGCCCCGAGCGGCGGGACCTGGACCTGGGGACCCGACGACGCCCCCGAGCGGGTGACCGGACCCGCGCACGACTTCTGCCGCCTCGTGACCCAGCGGGTGCACCGCGCCGACACCGACCTCGTCGCGGTCGGGCCGGGCGCCGACGCCTGGCTCGACGTCGCGCAGTGCTTCGCCGGTCCGCCCGGCGCCGGCCGGGACGCGGTGACCCGTGCCTGA
- a CDS encoding FkbM family methyltransferase produces MDQDIATWTPQRVDDDAWLLVRPGARRRVRQLGPPEVEASIVYQPRSARTRQGRFERAVADFLGREHSAWLLRAVGANVVLDVGGNKGQYAKSLRRNGYTGRIVSFEPVAHLVERLRELSADDPDWRIVDCALGDEDGTAEINMTPGPLSSLLPASEFGRDWAENLSRTTVEEIRIRRLADLWDDVMAGLDDPRPFLKMDTQGYDLETFRGAGDKVQQLLGLQSEVAMVPIYDGMPRLAEMLDIYEAAGFQTTGMFPVNRDRTTLRAIEFDLMMVGPAYEPEVDPS; encoded by the coding sequence ATGGATCAGGACATCGCGACCTGGACGCCGCAGCGCGTCGACGACGACGCCTGGCTGCTCGTCCGGCCCGGCGCCCGGCGTCGGGTGCGCCAGCTCGGGCCGCCGGAGGTGGAGGCGAGCATCGTCTACCAGCCGCGCTCGGCGCGCACCCGCCAGGGCCGCTTCGAGCGTGCGGTCGCCGACTTCCTCGGCCGCGAGCACTCGGCGTGGCTGCTGCGGGCCGTCGGCGCGAACGTCGTCCTCGACGTCGGGGGCAACAAGGGCCAGTACGCCAAGAGCCTGCGCCGCAACGGCTACACCGGCCGGATCGTCAGCTTCGAGCCGGTCGCGCACCTGGTGGAGCGGCTCCGCGAGCTCTCGGCCGACGACCCCGACTGGCGCATCGTCGACTGCGCGCTCGGCGACGAGGACGGCACCGCGGAGATCAACATGACCCCGGGTCCGCTGAGCTCGCTGCTGCCGGCCAGCGAGTTCGGCCGCGACTGGGCCGAGAACCTGTCGAGGACGACCGTCGAGGAGATCCGGATCCGGCGGCTCGCCGACCTCTGGGACGACGTCATGGCCGGCCTCGACGACCCGCGCCCGTTCCTCAAGATGGACACCCAGGGCTACGACCTGGAGACCTTCCGCGGCGCCGGGGACAAGGTGCAGCAGCTGCTCGGGCTCCAGTCGGAGGTCGCGATGGTGCCGATCTACGACGGCATGCCCCGCCTGGCCGAGATGCTCGACATCTACGAGGCCGCGGGCTTCCAGACCACCGGGATGTTCCCGGTCAACCGCGACCGCACGACGCTGCGCGCCATCGAGTTCGACCTGATGATGGTCGGTCCGGCCTACGAGCCCGAGGTCGACCCCAGTTAA
- a CDS encoding endonuclease/exonuclease/phosphatase family protein, producing MGGRRGGARRRLACVVACLVTAAPLLAACDGGGDGDGPPAGGATSPAAGPDAADLPRRRLLTVATFNVLGASHTSPGGGAAEYYPPAAERIGGTMRRIRTYRPDVLGLQELQARQSAVLRRRLGDRFGYFGDLDNAVVWRRARLAVLERTTLTIPYFYDNLREMPVVVLRVRSTGDVVTVVNVHNPADVRGEVGDNRAEAVARERAFVEAERAKGRAVLLLGDLNAEEEAFCALTEGGVLVAANGGSHRSGTCRPPDDAAIDWILGAGVEFNGFHSDASAREEKVSDHPFVVATVARLRPGRD from the coding sequence GTGGGCGGACGACGGGGCGGGGCGCGGCGCAGGCTGGCGTGCGTCGTGGCGTGCCTCGTGACGGCGGCGCCGCTGCTGGCCGCGTGCGACGGCGGCGGGGACGGGGACGGGCCGCCCGCCGGCGGGGCGACGTCACCGGCGGCGGGCCCGGACGCCGCGGACCTGCCGCGGCGCCGGCTGCTCACGGTGGCGACGTTCAACGTGCTGGGGGCCAGCCACACCTCGCCGGGCGGCGGCGCGGCCGAGTACTACCCGCCGGCGGCGGAGCGGATCGGCGGGACGATGCGGAGGATCCGGACCTACCGGCCCGACGTCCTCGGCCTGCAGGAGCTGCAGGCGCGGCAGTCCGCGGTGCTGCGGCGGCGCCTGGGCGACCGGTTCGGCTACTTCGGCGACCTCGACAACGCGGTGGTGTGGCGGCGGGCGAGGCTCGCGGTGCTGGAGCGGACGACGCTCACCATCCCCTACTTCTACGACAACCTGCGCGAGATGCCGGTCGTGGTGCTGCGGGTGCGCTCGACCGGCGACGTCGTCACCGTGGTCAACGTGCACAACCCCGCCGACGTGCGCGGCGAGGTCGGCGACAACCGGGCCGAGGCGGTGGCCCGGGAGCGGGCCTTCGTCGAGGCCGAGCGCGCGAAGGGTCGCGCGGTGCTGCTCCTCGGCGACCTGAACGCCGAGGAGGAGGCCTTCTGCGCACTCACCGAGGGCGGCGTCCTGGTCGCGGCCAACGGAGGGTCGCACCGGAGCGGGACCTGCCGCCCGCCCGACGACGCCGCGATCGACTGGATCCTGGGCGCCGGCGTCGAGTTCAACGGCTTCCACTCCGACGCCTCGGCCCGCGAGGAGAAGGTCTCCGACCACCCGTTCGTGGTCGCGACCGTGGCGCGGCTGCGGCCCGGGCGCGACTAG
- a CDS encoding DoxX family protein: MSPVRTAARVLLAAVLLVAGVAHFAIAAEFLGQVPTFLPLREEIVLVSGVVELVLGAALLLPAGRHDDRRAVLGVVVAVFFVAVFPGNVWQAVDGSPSFGLDTATARVVRLLFQPLLVVWALWCTGGWEWLHRAAGRLRPHP; the protein is encoded by the coding sequence GTGAGCCCCGTCCGGACGGCGGCCCGGGTGCTGCTCGCGGCCGTCCTGCTGGTCGCGGGGGTCGCGCACTTCGCGATCGCCGCGGAGTTCCTCGGCCAGGTGCCGACGTTCCTGCCGCTGCGCGAGGAGATCGTGCTCGTCTCGGGCGTGGTCGAGCTGGTGCTGGGCGCGGCGCTGCTGCTCCCGGCCGGCCGGCACGACGACCGGCGCGCGGTCCTCGGGGTCGTGGTCGCGGTGTTCTTCGTCGCGGTCTTCCCCGGCAACGTGTGGCAGGCGGTCGACGGCTCACCCTCCTTCGGCCTCGACACGGCCACCGCCCGGGTGGTGCGGCTGCTCTTCCAGCCGCTGCTCGTGGTCTGGGCGCTGTGGTGCACCGGCGGCTGGGAGTGGCTCCACCGCGCGGCCGGGCGGCTGCGGCCACACCCTTAG
- a CDS encoding acyl-CoA dehydrogenase family protein has translation MDFAPSPRAADLTERVRAFLVEEVEPVEADYHRELAARRLDPSLGSPWEPLPVLEELKAKARARGLWNLFLPREHAGEYAARFGTDGGEGLSNVDYAPIAELTGRSAIAPVVLNCNAPDTGNMEVLLRYGTDAQRAEWLEPLLEGRIRSAFTMTEPGVASSDATTMEATAVVDGDEVVINGRKWWSTGVGHPDCRILVFMGLTDPDADRHHRHSMVLVPRDTPGVRVERMLSTMGFHDEPFGHGEVSFTDVRVPLANIVGGPGEAFSIAQGRLGPGRVHHCMRLIGLAERALELACRRSLERTAFGKPLANLGGNRERIAEARIAIDSTRLLVLHAAWKLDRGGPLEALSEVAQIKVAAPRMAQEVIDMAIQLHGGGGLSDDHPLAGAWTTARSLRLADGPDEVHRGVVARLELGKHGASR, from the coding sequence GTGGACTTCGCCCCCTCGCCCCGTGCCGCCGACCTCACCGAGCGCGTCCGCGCGTTCCTCGTCGAGGAGGTGGAGCCGGTCGAGGCCGACTACCACCGCGAGCTCGCCGCCCGGCGCCTCGACCCGTCGCTGGGCAGCCCGTGGGAGCCCCTGCCGGTGCTGGAGGAGCTGAAGGCGAAGGCCCGCGCGCGCGGGCTGTGGAACCTCTTCCTGCCCCGCGAGCACGCCGGCGAGTACGCCGCCCGGTTCGGCACCGACGGCGGCGAGGGCCTCAGCAACGTCGACTACGCGCCGATCGCCGAGCTCACCGGCCGCTCGGCGATCGCGCCGGTCGTCCTCAACTGCAACGCCCCCGACACCGGCAACATGGAGGTGCTGCTGCGCTACGGCACCGACGCGCAGCGGGCTGAGTGGCTCGAGCCGCTGCTCGAGGGCCGGATCCGCTCGGCGTTCACGATGACCGAGCCGGGCGTGGCCTCCTCCGACGCCACCACGATGGAGGCCACCGCCGTCGTCGACGGCGACGAGGTCGTCATCAACGGCCGCAAGTGGTGGTCGACCGGGGTCGGGCACCCCGACTGCCGGATCCTCGTCTTCATGGGCCTCACCGACCCCGACGCCGACCGGCACCACCGGCACTCGATGGTGCTCGTCCCGCGCGACACCCCCGGCGTCCGGGTGGAGCGGATGCTGTCGACGATGGGCTTCCACGACGAGCCGTTCGGCCACGGCGAGGTCTCCTTCACCGACGTCCGGGTGCCGCTGGCCAACATCGTCGGCGGGCCGGGCGAGGCGTTCTCGATCGCCCAGGGCCGCCTCGGGCCCGGCCGCGTGCACCACTGCATGCGCCTGATCGGGCTGGCCGAGCGCGCGCTCGAGCTGGCCTGCCGCCGCTCGCTGGAGCGGACGGCGTTCGGCAAGCCGCTGGCGAACCTCGGCGGCAACCGCGAGCGGATCGCCGAGGCCCGCATCGCCATCGACTCGACGCGCCTGCTCGTGCTCCACGCCGCGTGGAAGCTCGACCGGGGCGGGCCGCTCGAGGCGCTCAGCGAGGTCGCCCAGATCAAGGTGGCCGCCCCCCGGATGGCGCAGGAGGTCATCGACATGGCGATCCAGCTGCACGGCGGCGGCGGGCTCTCCGACGACCACCCGCTGGCCGGGGCCTGGACGACGGCCCGCTCGCTGCGCCTGGCCGACGGGCCCGACGAGGTGCACCGCGGCGTCGTCGCGCGCCTCGAGCTCGGCAAGCACGGGGCCAGCCGGTGA
- a CDS encoding VanZ family protein produces MGDQATNALVAIVLGSVVAVVLLVPTAAYQYRLDGRLQAKDLAVLLSGAVYGLSLWTYTLLPMPAPDSYRCRGRQLEPFGSISRIWTDVGAPDHTFQVGQVALNVLLFVPLGYYLRVIVRRGVVTAALVGLATSLLIELTQTTGVWNLYDCPYRLLDVDDLLVNTVGAVGGSLLSFVVLDRRDDTTPPLPSTVSLGRRLVGLASDVIFSVLLGGAAAAVYRGLTEHGPGDHDAAVRTAVLVGVPYVVQAVSVLAVGRTVGEHVVAVRAVPRAGGAARSPYPRRLVKLAAGATPGFALVAVAVAGAGWVATAALVGLGLLTVAHVVVAGRTEQHRGLSHVVAGLDLRIATEERLEREVHR; encoded by the coding sequence GTGGGGGACCAGGCGACCAACGCGCTCGTGGCGATCGTGCTGGGGTCGGTGGTGGCGGTCGTGCTGCTGGTGCCGACGGCGGCCTACCAGTACCGGCTCGACGGCCGGCTGCAGGCCAAGGACCTCGCGGTCCTGCTGTCCGGTGCGGTCTACGGGCTCTCGCTGTGGACCTACACCCTGCTGCCGATGCCGGCCCCCGACAGCTACCGGTGCCGGGGCCGCCAGCTCGAGCCGTTCGGGTCGATCAGCCGGATCTGGACCGACGTCGGCGCCCCGGACCACACCTTCCAGGTCGGGCAGGTCGCGCTCAACGTGCTGCTCTTCGTGCCGCTGGGCTACTACCTGCGCGTCATCGTGCGGCGCGGCGTGGTGACCGCGGCCCTGGTCGGCCTCGCCACCTCGCTGCTCATCGAGCTCACCCAGACCACCGGCGTCTGGAACCTCTACGACTGCCCCTACCGGCTCCTCGACGTCGACGACCTCCTCGTCAACACCGTCGGCGCGGTGGGCGGCTCGCTGCTCTCCTTCGTCGTGCTCGACCGTCGCGACGACACCACCCCGCCGCTGCCGAGCACGGTCAGCCTCGGTCGCCGGCTGGTCGGCCTCGCCAGCGACGTCATCTTCTCGGTGCTGCTCGGCGGCGCGGCCGCGGCCGTGTACCGCGGCCTCACCGAGCACGGGCCCGGTGACCACGACGCCGCGGTCCGCACCGCGGTGCTGGTCGGCGTCCCGTACGTCGTCCAGGCGGTCTCGGTGCTCGCGGTGGGCCGCACGGTCGGCGAGCACGTGGTCGCGGTCCGGGCGGTGCCCCGGGCGGGCGGTGCGGCGCGGTCGCCGTACCCGCGGCGGCTGGTCAAGCTCGCGGCCGGCGCCACCCCGGGGTTCGCGCTGGTGGCGGTGGCGGTGGCCGGCGCCGGGTGGGTCGCCACCGCGGCCCTCGTCGGGCTCGGCCTGCTCACGGTGGCCCACGTCGTCGTCGCCGGGCGCACCGAGCAGCACCGCGGGCTGAGCCACGTCGTCGCCGGGCTCGACCTGCGGATCGCCACCGAGGAGCGGCTCGAGCGGGAGGTGCACCGGTGA
- a CDS encoding histidine phosphatase family protein — MGVVLLVRHGQASFGTDDYDVLSENGWEQGRRLGGWFAEHEATPTALVRGDMRRHRETLEAMGERAGWSAADVVEDPAWNEFDHLAVIAGFVAAPGESGPADVGGDVRHDRRAFQRLFERATERWAAGDGSYEETYPGFVGRVRGALDRAAAASGSGRTTVVVTSGGAIAVVCAALVDPDADPATSARLWQRFNTVTVNTSITRVVVGSGGPRLLTFNEHPHLAGPLLTYR; from the coding sequence ATGGGCGTCGTCCTGCTGGTGCGGCACGGGCAGGCGTCGTTCGGCACCGACGACTACGACGTCCTGTCCGAGAACGGGTGGGAGCAGGGACGCCGGCTCGGCGGCTGGTTCGCCGAGCACGAGGCGACGCCGACCGCGCTGGTGCGCGGCGACATGCGGCGCCACCGCGAGACGCTCGAGGCGATGGGGGAGCGGGCCGGCTGGTCGGCCGCCGACGTCGTCGAGGACCCCGCCTGGAACGAGTTCGACCACCTCGCCGTGATCGCCGGCTTCGTCGCCGCCCCGGGTGAGTCCGGTCCAGCCGACGTCGGGGGCGACGTCCGGCACGACCGCCGGGCCTTCCAGCGGCTGTTCGAGAGGGCGACCGAGCGCTGGGCGGCCGGCGACGGCAGCTACGAGGAGACCTACCCCGGCTTCGTGGGCCGGGTGCGCGGCGCGCTCGACCGCGCCGCGGCGGCGTCCGGCTCCGGTCGGACGACGGTGGTGGTCACCTCCGGTGGCGCGATCGCCGTCGTCTGCGCCGCCCTGGTCGACCCCGACGCCGACCCCGCCACGTCCGCGCGCCTGTGGCAGCGGTTCAACACCGTCACCGTCAACACCTCGATCACCCGCGTCGTCGTCGGCTCCGGCGGCCCCCGCCTCCTCACCTTCAACGAGCACCCCCACCTCGCCGGCCCCCTCCTGACCTACCGCTGA
- a CDS encoding phosphotransferase family protein has translation MTPPPDPQRVEGNPARPVRDEDAFDVDAVAAWIGRGPIVEVRQFAGGASNLTYLLRYDDAAGADLILRRPPAGSKARGAHDMGREHDVQQALAPVFPFVPTMVGLCTDASVIGSEFYVMEKVDGLIPRKDFQVEVSPAAASALCSDALDVLVALHAVDVAAVPTLAALGRGDGYVARQVGGWTRRFADARTDDTGDWGAVVAWLDERQPRDVGQVLVHNDFRLDNLVLDQDSLAVVGVLDWEMATVGDPLMDLGGALAYWVQADDDEVFQMFRRQPTAAPGMWTRAEVVAAYAERTGRDVDPERWRFYEVFGLFRLAVIIQQIWYRYVHRQTTNEAFAHLGGAVAYLEGRCRALVGPGPGGAA, from the coding sequence GTGACCCCGCCCCCCGACCCGCAGCGGGTCGAGGGCAACCCGGCGCGGCCGGTCCGCGACGAGGACGCCTTCGACGTCGACGCGGTGGCGGCGTGGATCGGGCGTGGCCCGATCGTCGAGGTGCGCCAGTTCGCCGGCGGCGCCTCCAACCTCACCTACCTTCTGCGCTACGACGACGCGGCCGGGGCCGACCTGATCCTGCGCCGACCGCCCGCCGGGTCGAAGGCCCGCGGCGCGCACGACATGGGCCGCGAGCACGACGTCCAGCAGGCGCTGGCGCCGGTCTTCCCGTTCGTGCCCACGATGGTCGGGCTCTGCACCGACGCCTCCGTGATCGGCTCGGAGTTCTACGTCATGGAGAAGGTCGACGGCCTCATCCCGCGCAAGGACTTCCAGGTCGAGGTGAGCCCCGCCGCCGCCTCGGCGCTGTGCAGCGACGCCCTCGACGTGCTGGTCGCGCTGCACGCCGTCGACGTCGCCGCCGTCCCGACGCTGGCCGCGCTCGGCCGGGGCGACGGCTACGTCGCCCGCCAGGTCGGCGGCTGGACGCGGCGCTTCGCCGACGCCCGCACCGACGACACCGGTGACTGGGGCGCCGTCGTGGCCTGGCTCGACGAGCGCCAGCCGCGCGACGTCGGGCAGGTCCTGGTCCACAACGACTTCCGCCTCGACAACCTCGTGCTCGACCAGGACTCGCTGGCCGTCGTCGGCGTCCTCGACTGGGAGATGGCCACCGTCGGCGACCCGCTGATGGACCTCGGCGGCGCGCTCGCCTACTGGGTGCAGGCCGACGACGACGAGGTCTTCCAGATGTTCCGCCGCCAGCCCACCGCCGCCCCCGGCATGTGGACGCGCGCCGAGGTCGTCGCCGCGTACGCCGAGCGCACCGGCCGCGACGTCGACCCCGAGCGGTGGCGCTTCTACGAGGTCTTCGGCCTGTTCCGGCTCGCCGTCATCATCCAGCAGATCTGGTACCGCTACGTGCACCGGCAGACGACCAACGAGGCCTTCGCCCACCTCGGCGGCGCCGTCGCCTACCTCGAGGGACGCTGCCGGGCGCTGGTCGGCCCGGGGCCGGGTGGGGCGGCCTGA
- a CDS encoding aspartate aminotransferase family protein, whose protein sequence is MTATQHPTTAPGEGADLDARTKSLDRNHVFHSWSAQGALDPMVVAGGLGCHVWDHAGNRYLDFSSQLVNVNIGHQHPKVVAAIQAQAAQLATIAPATANLTRGEAARRIIERAPAGLDKVFFTNGGADANENAIRMARLHTGRDKVVSTYRSYHGNTGAAVVATGDWRRVPNEYARGHVHVFGPYLYRSEFWATTPEEESERALRHLRRVVESEGASSVAAVLLETIPGTAGIMVPPPGYLAGVRALCDQHGIVMILDEVMAGFGRAGEWFALDAFSELDGHGPDLITFAKGVNSGYVPVGGVLISDAIAADFDETVFPGGLTYSGHPLAAASIIGALDAMEEEGIVANARRIGAEAIGPGLAELAEKHPVVGEVRGLGVFWAVELVADRDTRAPVPPALIGLAKKECMARGLLPFAADNRLHVVPPCVVTDDQVAEAMAVYDDVLTILDREI, encoded by the coding sequence ATGACGGCGACCCAGCACCCCACGACCGCTCCCGGTGAGGGCGCGGACCTCGACGCCCGCACCAAGTCCCTCGACAGGAACCACGTCTTCCACTCCTGGTCCGCGCAGGGCGCCCTCGACCCGATGGTCGTGGCCGGCGGACTCGGCTGCCACGTCTGGGACCACGCGGGCAACCGCTACCTCGACTTCTCCAGCCAGCTGGTCAACGTCAACATCGGCCACCAGCACCCGAAGGTGGTCGCGGCGATCCAGGCGCAGGCGGCGCAGCTCGCGACGATCGCCCCGGCGACCGCGAACCTCACCCGCGGCGAGGCCGCGCGACGGATCATCGAGCGCGCGCCCGCGGGTCTCGACAAGGTCTTCTTCACCAACGGCGGCGCCGACGCCAACGAGAACGCCATCCGGATGGCGCGCCTCCACACCGGCCGCGACAAGGTCGTCTCGACCTACCGCTCCTACCACGGCAACACCGGCGCGGCCGTCGTCGCGACGGGCGACTGGCGCCGGGTGCCCAACGAGTACGCCCGCGGGCACGTGCACGTCTTCGGCCCCTACCTCTACCGCAGCGAGTTCTGGGCGACCACGCCCGAGGAGGAGAGCGAGCGCGCGCTCCGGCACCTGCGCCGGGTCGTCGAGAGCGAGGGCGCCTCGTCGGTGGCCGCCGTCCTGCTCGAGACGATCCCCGGCACCGCGGGCATCATGGTGCCGCCGCCGGGCTACCTCGCCGGCGTCCGCGCGCTGTGCGACCAGCACGGCATCGTGATGATCCTCGACGAGGTGATGGCCGGGTTCGGCCGGGCCGGGGAGTGGTTCGCGCTCGACGCCTTCTCCGAGCTCGACGGCCACGGTCCCGACCTGATCACCTTCGCCAAGGGCGTCAACTCCGGCTACGTGCCGGTCGGCGGGGTCCTCATCAGCGACGCGATCGCCGCCGACTTCGACGAGACCGTCTTCCCGGGCGGGCTCACCTACTCCGGCCACCCGCTCGCCGCCGCCTCGATCATCGGCGCCCTCGACGCCATGGAGGAGGAGGGCATCGTCGCGAACGCCCGGCGCATCGGGGCCGAGGCCATCGGGCCCGGCCTGGCCGAGCTCGCCGAGAAGCACCCGGTCGTGGGCGAGGTCCGCGGGCTCGGCGTGTTCTGGGCCGTCGAGCTGGTCGCCGACCGCGACACCCGGGCCCCCGTGCCGCCGGCCCTGATCGGCCTGGCCAAGAAGGAGTGCATGGCCCGCGGGCTGCTGCCCTTCGCCGCCGACAACCGCCTCCACGTGGTGCCGCCGTGCGTGGTCACCGACGACCAGGTCGCCGAGGCCATGGCGGTCTACGACGACGTCCTCACCATCCTCGACCGCGAGATCTGA
- a CDS encoding TetR/AcrR family transcriptional regulator gives MPTTTPQRVPQEERSRAMRARLLEATVECLVERGFAGTSTTLVSERAGVSRGAQLHHFPTKNDLVVAAVEHLTVVRGAELAAAASRLPTGVRRTRAVLQVLGDHFASPVFFAALELWVAARTDEALLAAVAPLEQRVGREAHRLVVEALGADESQPGVRELVQATLDLVRGLGLATTISDDARRRGRILDEWAAVLDARLEEHR, from the coding sequence GTGCCGACCACGACACCGCAGCGCGTGCCCCAGGAGGAGCGGTCCCGCGCGATGCGTGCGCGGCTGCTGGAGGCCACCGTCGAGTGCCTCGTCGAGCGCGGCTTCGCCGGCACCTCGACCACCCTGGTCTCCGAGCGGGCCGGCGTCAGCCGCGGCGCGCAGCTGCACCACTTCCCGACCAAGAACGACCTGGTCGTCGCCGCCGTCGAGCACCTGACCGTCGTCCGGGGTGCCGAGCTCGCGGCCGCCGCGAGCCGGCTGCCGACCGGCGTCCGCCGCACCCGTGCGGTGCTGCAGGTGCTCGGCGACCACTTCGCCTCGCCCGTCTTCTTCGCCGCCCTCGAGCTGTGGGTGGCCGCCCGCACCGACGAGGCGCTGCTCGCCGCCGTGGCGCCGCTCGAGCAGCGGGTCGGCCGTGAGGCGCACCGGCTCGTCGTCGAGGCGCTCGGCGCCGACGAGTCGCAGCCCGGCGTCCGCGAGCTGGTGCAGGCGACCCTCGACCTGGTGCGCGGCCTCGGCCTGGCCACCACCATCAGCGACGACGCCCGGCGCCGCGGCCGGATCCTCGACGAGTGGGCCGCCGTCCTCGACGCCCGGCTGGAGGAGCACCGATGA
- a CDS encoding CoA-acylating methylmalonate-semialdehyde dehydrogenase, whose amino-acid sequence MTDLPVLDHWIGGSLAAGTSDRTGPVYDPALGEVTKHVRYGSADDVDAAVATARAAFAGKGGWGRSSIAKRQTVMFAFRAILHERRDELAALLTSEHGKVLSDAAGEVARGIEVVEFACSMPHVSKGAYSQSVSTDVDVYSIKEPLGVVGIISPFNFPAMVPMWFFPLAIATGNTVVLKPSEKDPSVANWLAAALTEAGLPDGVLNVVHGDKEAVDRLLVHPDVASISFVGSTPIARHVYETGTRHGKRVQALGGAKNHMLVLPDADLDLAADAAVNAGFGSAGERCMAISVLLAVDPVGDELVAKIQERMANLVTGDGRKGADMGPLITREHRDKVAGYLEVAATDGASVVVDGRGVEADGAADGFWLGPSLVDHVATTSTVYTDEIFGPVLSIVRVASYAEGLELINSGQFGNGTAIFTNDGGAARRFQQDVEVGMIGINVPIPVPVAYHSFGGWKASLFGDSKAYGPAGMDFFTREKAVTSRWLDPSHGGLNLGFPQNE is encoded by the coding sequence ATGACCGACCTGCCTGTCCTCGACCACTGGATCGGCGGCTCCCTCGCCGCCGGCACCTCCGACCGCACCGGGCCCGTCTACGACCCGGCCCTCGGCGAGGTCACCAAGCACGTCCGCTACGGCTCGGCCGACGACGTCGACGCCGCGGTCGCCACCGCACGCGCGGCGTTCGCGGGCAAGGGCGGCTGGGGCCGCTCCTCGATCGCCAAGCGGCAGACGGTGATGTTCGCCTTCCGCGCGATCCTCCACGAGCGCCGCGACGAGCTCGCCGCGCTGCTCACCTCCGAGCACGGCAAGGTGCTCAGCGACGCCGCCGGCGAGGTGGCCCGCGGGATCGAGGTCGTCGAGTTCGCCTGCTCGATGCCGCACGTCAGCAAGGGCGCCTACTCCCAGTCGGTTTCCACCGACGTCGACGTCTACTCCATCAAGGAGCCGCTCGGCGTCGTCGGGATCATCAGCCCGTTCAACTTCCCGGCCATGGTGCCGATGTGGTTCTTCCCGCTGGCGATCGCGACCGGCAACACCGTCGTCCTCAAGCCGTCGGAGAAGGACCCCTCGGTCGCCAACTGGCTGGCCGCCGCGCTCACCGAGGCCGGCCTGCCCGACGGCGTCCTCAACGTCGTCCACGGCGACAAGGAGGCCGTCGACCGCCTGCTCGTGCACCCCGACGTCGCCTCGATCTCGTTCGTCGGCTCGACGCCGATCGCACGACACGTCTACGAGACCGGCACCCGCCACGGCAAGCGGGTCCAGGCCCTCGGCGGCGCGAAGAACCACATGCTCGTGCTGCCCGACGCCGACCTCGACCTGGCCGCCGACGCCGCCGTGAACGCCGGCTTCGGCTCGGCCGGCGAGCGCTGCATGGCGATCTCGGTGCTGCTCGCCGTCGACCCGGTCGGCGACGAGCTGGTCGCCAAGATCCAGGAGCGGATGGCGAACCTGGTCACCGGCGACGGCCGCAAGGGCGCCGACATGGGGCCGCTGATCACCCGCGAGCACCGCGACAAGGTGGCCGGCTACCTCGAGGTGGCCGCGACCGACGGTGCCTCCGTCGTCGTCGACGGGCGCGGGGTGGAGGCCGACGGCGCGGCCGACGGCTTCTGGCTCGGCCCCTCCCTGGTCGACCACGTGGCGACCACCTCGACGGTCTACACCGACGAGATCTTCGGCCCGGTGCTCTCGATCGTCCGCGTCGCCTCCTACGCCGAGGGCCTCGAGCTCATCAACAGCGGCCAGTTCGGCAACGGCACCGCGATCTTCACCAACGACGGCGGCGCCGCCCGCCGGTTCCAGCAGGACGTCGAGGTCGGCATGATCGGCATCAACGTCCCGATCCCGGTGCCGGTCGCCTACCACTCCTTCGGCGGCTGGAAGGCCTCGCTGTTCGGCGACTCCAAGGCCTACGGCCCGGCCGGCATGGACTTCTTCACCCGCGAGAAGGCCGTCACCTCGCGCTGGCTCGACCCGAGCCACGGCGGGCTGAACCTGGGGTTCCCGCAGAACGAGTAG